In a genomic window of Lycium ferocissimum isolate CSIRO_LF1 chromosome 9, AGI_CSIRO_Lferr_CH_V1, whole genome shotgun sequence:
- the LOC132069208 gene encoding proline-rich receptor-like protein kinase PERK2 encodes MKHAKFLSLAPIMTTKCSLLLLCVAFSLANCQDPNAGLLCISDCTTCPVICSPPPSPTKSKPPPSPSPSTSLLQTPPPPPPLFAPLRPSPPQSSSHSPSQPSASHKSPPPSYMIYTGAPPPSRPSNCPTPPNSPNVIPASQVPPAVIGQNTYPYYYYFSSAAASLSLHGSIVLGLWVVFHFICICL; translated from the coding sequence ATGAAACATGCCAAATTTCTTTCACTTGCTCCCATCATGACAACAAAATGCTCATTGTTGCTCCTTTGTGTTGCATTTTCTCTTGCAAATTGCCAAGATCCTAATGCAGGTTTACTCTGCATAAGTGATTGTACTACATGTCCTGTTATTTGTTCTCCACCACCTTCCCCTACCAAATCCAAGCCACCACCCTCACCCTCACCATCAACATCACTACTACAaacaccacccccacccccaccactcTTCGCCCCACTCCGTCCCTCACCACCTCAGTCTTCCTCACATTCACCATCACAACCTTCCGCGTCGCATAAATCTCCTCCACCATCTTACATGATATATACTGGTGCTCCTCCTCCTTCTCGTCCTTCTAATTGTCCTACACCTCCTAATTCTCCCAATGTTATACCAGCAAGTCAGGTGCCACCGGCCGTCATTGGACAGAACACTTATCCTTACtactattatttttcttcagCGGCAGCTTCTCTTTCACTTCATGGCTCCATTGTTCTGGGACTTTGGGTGGTCTTCCATTTCATCTGCATTTGTTTGTGA